A single window of Candidatus Methanoperedens sp. DNA harbors:
- a CDS encoding flavodoxin, which yields MIRKSVYSSCNITQDKIITRDDSVADKKILITYASSTGSTEKLAQVIAEGIKKVEGVSFEMKRAKDIKPDDVASANGYAFGSHSASEYMEGEIKNLFEGLYPVKEKMIGKPVLLFTTGQGKQAAALASIEKLASVFNPEWIKPGLAVKGMPGESDKANALKMGEELAGAVKKTQKSTYIVA from the coding sequence ATGATACGAAAAAGCGTTTATAGTTCCTGCAATATAACACAGGACAAAATCATAACAAGAGATGATAGTGTGGCTGACAAAAAAATTCTAATAACGTATGCATCTTCAACAGGGAGTACTGAAAAACTTGCACAGGTAATCGCGGAAGGAATTAAAAAAGTGGAAGGCGTATCATTTGAGATGAAGAGGGCAAAAGACATCAAACCGGATGATGTGGCTTCAGCTAACGGTTATGCGTTTGGCTCACATTCTGCTTCTGAGTATATGGAAGGAGAAATTAAAAATCTCTTTGAGGGGCTCTATCCTGTAAAAGAGAAAATGATCGGCAAACCCGTATTACTTTTTACAACAGGACAGGGTAAACAGGCCGCTGCGCTTGCATCAATAGAAAAATTAGCGAGTGTATTCAACCCCGAATGGATCAAACCAGGCCTGGCAGTTAAAGGTATGCCGGGAGAATCTGATAAAGCAAATGCTCTTAAGATGGGAGAAGAACTCGCAGGTGCGGTGAAAAAAACACAAAAATCCACATATATTGTTGCGTAA